CTGAACATATATATTAACCTCTTTGTTCCTATCCTCTGCATACTTAGCCAACGCTAATGCCTCCTTATCATCACTCAACAATTTTATattgcttaacaaattttgttttaagcCCTTCCACCAAAGTTTAACATCTATAGCGTATTTAAACTCCTTTGGGATGCCTAATATTTCAAGGAATGACCAAAAATCTGGATCGATCCCTTTAACAACATGGATTTCACCCCTAACGTATTTCAATCCCTTATTCCTTTCAAACCTACCCAGCCCAACATGTGATGGAATGCGACCGTGAACCCCATTTCCAGCCcaacatttcaaataaatacACAAACCAAACAAATCGAACCACAATCCaactttaaaaacaataaacaacTAACCTCACTTTAGAAATGGTGATTTCGTCGATAAAATCAAACCACGTAGTACCAACTTCTTCGTCGTTTTGTGATTAAAGTTAATACCTTTCGATTACAGATTCAAATAACTTATTCTCTCTTCGTTCACCGAACTACGTTTAGTCCCTAGGATTCTTAGCAAAGCCCCTTTCTAATTTTAACATAACCCTACATCAGATTATTTAACTAAAACGATTAGTAAAGCACGTGCCTTAAAAGAATTACTAATGTTTAACTAAAACGTGCAAAACAGATTCATCAAAATATAACTCAGCTGAAAATAGGATCCTGACGTGGCCTTCTGTTTGCCAGGTGTGTCAATTCAAACTAACAAAGTTTAAAATTGAGGACCAATTCCATGCAATTCAAAACGTCATGGACTAACAAGTTCACAacagtttcatgaatatagGTATGTCATTTACATCCTCTAATGGTTTGGGGATTAGATTTCCTTCTAGTTTAAACAAAACTATCACCTTTAAACTTGGAAGAGGCATGCTTGTTGAGGATATCGCTTAGGCTGATATGCTTTATGCTAGGGTCTCCGGAGTAGGCATGGTGGTTATGTTTCTTCTGTCCTTTCTTTTGTCGGGTTTAGTATTGAATGTAGTATAAATGAAGTACATGATAATATGGTTGGAAAGACCATTGGTGGAATTGTTGCATATTCCACATTCTAAGTTTTCTGATTTCTTGTTAATCGGAAGAGGGGTAATATAGAAGTTACAGCTGCTAGAGATGCAATTGTGACTCAAACTATTCGTAATCATTCATTTAGATTCTTTGCCTGATAAGAAATGAGGGAAACAAGCTTGGgatgttattttgtttttaaaacaaGCCTATAGTGCTTTCACTGGAttcacttatttatattttcatatatgtcCTAATTAAAGCCCTTTTAAAATTGTTTCTTCTATTCATCATCCATCACCTTGTTGAAGGGAGAACTTGTATGATTGtattcacaaatttaaatacaCATAGCCTAAACATGGCTGGTGACTAAGGGGATAATCATCAAGAAAAGTAATTACTCTCTACAAACACCCATGACGTAAATAGGCAAAACTTAAGACAGCAATACGCTTCCCAAGAAGATCTAACAACCAAGAAGAGCTAAAATACACAAAAGCTAGGAGGCAAAACAACAACCTTTTTTTCCAGCATTATCAATTTCTTGGTTGGAAACAATTATTCTGCTTCCCTTAAGAAGCCCTGAACCCCCATTATCATCATCATTCGCAGTGAGTGATTTCTTGGCATGAATCCGATATATCTCAGTTAGAATGGTCAAAAAGCAAGTTTCAACATTAGTGGACTCAAGTGCTGATGTCTCCATAAAGAACAAATTCTCTCTTTGTGCAAACTCCTCTGCATCTTCCATTGGCACTGCTCTAAGGCTTGCCAAATCACTTTTGTTCCCAATTAGCATGACGATAATACTTGAGTCAGCATGACCTCGCAACTCTTCCAACCACCTTACCATGTGGTCAAATGATTGACGCTTAGTCATGTCATAAACTAACATTGCCCCTACAGCACCTCGATAGTATGCACTTGTAACTGCCCTGTACCTGTATCAGAAAAAGAGATCAATTTTCACAGGCTAAactaaataccaaataaaaGCTTCAAATTTGGGAAGTCTATTGCAGATGGATTCAATGAAAGATGAAACTCAATCATTCAGGTGGAATTTAAGGAAGACATAAAGACAATCATTCAAATTTTGTGATGCAACCAGTAAACTGATTCCTTTCGGTATTTTCagttataatatttgtttagcACATAAATCTGATCTCCATTGACACAGAAAATGAACTATCAACAAAACCTAGTGGGAAGAGTTACCATATGAGATAAAAATCAATACCTACTTCATCACTGCAGGATCCAGCTAATAATGTTATTAATCTATTCAAGAAGGAAGTACAATACAAGTAAAGCTAGTGATTCCTTTCTTCTTTCGGAAACAGCTCAACATGTACATTTTATCCTCAAATCTGCTCACAAGATACCAAGTAAAGTTTTCTTTATAGCTAAATAAAAAGTGATATAAAACATGAAAGTCAGGTAGCCGAAATCATTCATTCTTTGCATTAGATAACCAGATTTAATTTCAGTTCTATTAGTTTTCTTGGTAGAAAGCTCAAGAACTAGTTTGATTAGATCCAGCTTTTCACAGCATTGTCGCCTAGTACGCAAAGTGTAGAAATTGCGTTCCCATTGCAAGTATATGTGCATGGTAATCTTATTGAATGCTTGTGTGGGTGGTACAGTACACTTGAAAGGTATGGTCTTGAATCCCGTATACATGAGATTTTAGTGTGGGGATTATATGGTCTTGGACTTTCTAATTATAGTGTCTAACTTTTGTGGTGTGGTTCTGTCGAGTTTTtcatatttgatatcgaagtaTGGATTCCATTGGAGGACTTTGTACTGACTCTCAGTAGCAGTTACAAGCTTTTATGATATGATTCTTTCATCTATTGTTATACTGATAACATGAATGGGGCTCATCGGTTAATAATTAAGACTAAGGATGGaaagatgattgaaaatatTGTCTTAACCATTCAAGCAATATTCATTATGTTGAACAATATCCCCTATGATCGACTAGAAATGGTACTTCTAGCAGTGACAATCACGAAATTTTTCTGCAGACCCTTCTTTAGATGGTAATTAATACACTCAAGCATACATCTTCAAATTCACACAGTAGCAGCAAACAACTTTTCAAACAAACTTACATCAAAAAGTTAGTACaactaatttcaaatatatacgCCATTGCTACACAAGCACTAGCAGAGGTTAAGTTCCACTATATGTGAAGCCAAAAATCACCTTTCTCTATAAACATTTTCACAGAAATAACTGTACAGGTAGGTGTTTTTAGTGGAGTTTCAGAAGACTGAATTGACATGCTTTTGAATGAGAATCCTTACAAGTTTTCCTTTCCCAACAAATATcatcaaattgaacttaaccgTATGCTAAGttgaattaatatttcttttatctagagattattccTGTATCATACGACATCCATGATAATAACCTAGGAAATAATTTGATTCCAAATATGCTTTCTGAATTATGAATTGATCCAATTCAAAGCTTtccatgaaaaaataaaaatgggtaAATAAGCTTTGTTGGCAAAGTTAAATATATACCTTTCTTGGCCAGCGGTGTCCCAAATCTGAGATTTGACGGTCTTGTTATCAATGATGAGTGTTTTAGTCTGAAACTCAACCCCAATGGTTGCCTTAGAATCGAAGCTGAATTCGTTCCTTGAAAAGCGTGCAAGAAGTTGAGTTTTGCCAACTGCGGAGTCCCCAATCAACACCACCTTGAACACGTAATCAATCTTTTGGCTGTAATCCCCGTACAAATTCGACATCCTAAAAACAATTCCCTAACCCACATGCATCAAATTCTAATTAACCGCTATACAATTGGATCGTCACTCGTCACCATTTGTTTGTTTAAGAAATTGTAAGCAATCAAgaaattgaatttcaattagtaataaaaaaaatactggaAGATCACGGATACTTGAGCGTGAGAACTTGGAGGGCTTGACGTGATGCAATCGGAGAAAGAAAATGAAGGCAAATTCTTCCTCCTTTCTGGATGTATTTGATTTTCTTGCGCTACACggaatatttctttttcattattatatattgtgATCATTAACATTGAAGtataactattattaataaGGTATACTtcgtaaataaataatatatatatatatatatatatatatatatatatatatatatatttcttttaatgtaataaaaattaaaaataataacaataatgcaTATTTTTGCAACTTTGATGTAATACTTAAAATTTTCTAcacattaatttattaataaatatatccgAGGtgtttattatgaattaattagttaaatatgtCAGATGGGTTTATAAAGGAAAAATTTATCCGggacatttaataataatgaaacttTAGTTCTATtcatataaaagatatttataccattctaaaattaaaatattatgcaaataagtttatgaatttttacttttatatactaAAAGCGATGtgattttgaaaacatttaattttctcaaaaataataaattattgttcaaaaataaaaaatcttttagttttatttttggaCTCGATAAAGATTTACCTcgcttttacatattttcacttaaaataaGAAATCATGAATcacatgttaaaaaattatttaaaaaaatggtttaatatattttttaacccTAGAAGGATGAACAATTTCTTTTGCTATCCCATTCAAAATGAAATATCAGCGACGATGTAACTCTTAAAAAAGTATATGAGAGAATTgatttgctttttttttatgaaacatattatatattttttggaaaTTTAATAGATCATGCACTCAACCATTCCCAAGGAGAGacttttgataaaaaagaaatttggcCAACTCCAAAAAAAGGCCACATAGGAAACTAAccgatatataaaagaaaacaatttcttttttatatttcttttaattttataatttgaataatttacaAGGGTGTCAACCCATGCTAGCGGTCgtagaaaaaaaaagcatattctttttttttcataataaatatatatatatata
This region of Vigna unguiculata cultivar IT97K-499-35 chromosome 5, ASM411807v1, whole genome shotgun sequence genomic DNA includes:
- the LOC114184218 gene encoding ras-related protein RABA4d-like; amino-acid sequence: MSNLYGDYSQKIDYVFKVVLIGDSAVGKTQLLARFSRNEFSFDSKATIGVEFQTKTLIIDNKTVKSQIWDTAGQERYRAVTSAYYRGAVGAMLVYDMTKRQSFDHMVRWLEELRGHADSSIIVMLIGNKSDLASLRAVPMEDAEEFAQRENLFFMETSALESTNVETCFLTILTEIYRIHAKKSLTANDDDNGGSGLLKGSRIIVSNQEIDNAGKKGCCFAS